The Triticum aestivum cultivar Chinese Spring unplaced genomic scaffold, IWGSC CS RefSeq v2.1 scaffold14786, whole genome shotgun sequence genome contains the following window.
TGTCTGTCAGAGTTACCAAACTTCCTGAAGATGTGAAGAAAGAACCTGAAGACCCAGATAGCAGGTACTATCCGGCTATATGTATTTTTCATCAGGATTTCAGTTATGACTGCTGCACTTCAGActttagaaatccaaagttttGATTGATATACAATGTGTGCTTCCGTTCATGTCAAATTTGATAGTTGAAAACAGTTTTAAGGGAGGACTTTAAAGAATATTTTGCCAAATTTGTTAAGTGCGGGTAATTTGACTTTTGGTGGTCCATATTTTTTCTTCACAATTTGTTCTCATACCATGACTAGCAATCTTTGTTTACATACTATTACTATGTGACTGTATGACCTGTAAGATACCCTATTGTTGATGTGAGATTATTGCAGATTTAACTCTTAAGCTTACTAAAATAATAGGCAAAGAAATCAGAAGTTTTAACTCAATTGTCATAATATTTTATTCACATATACCTTCACCATTAGGTTTTGTAGTAAAGAAAATTTTAACTCCCAAGCTTGCTGGGAAAAGCACAGAAATCAGAAGTCTCAGGAGGCGCACGCACTGAGGGGTCCGCACCGCACAAGTATTTAAAGCTGGTAGCATGTTTCATATTTTGTCTGATGAATTTATGTTTCAAAACATTATTGCTGAGTATGGCATGGACGGTGAAATCCCAACCAAAGGCGATGTCTGTAACTATGACATTGTTCTTCTGGAAATGCTAACACAGAAATGACCTCCTCATGAAGAATTCAATGATGGGTTTACGCCTTGCAAGTATGTAGAGGCACCTCTTTCATGGACTGGAAGACATTCTTCACCTCAACCTTACTTCAGAAATATGAGATCAACCGGTTGATGATATCTCTAACTTGCAAGAATACAAGAACTTTATGCCGAAGGATATATGTGCTCTCCGACTCTTTAAATATGGCATTTTATGCTCTGTAGAATCACCAAAAGAAATACACATGCATGGAACTTCTATGCTTGCTCTGCTTAATCAATACTCTTGGTGCTGCAGTTCTATTGCCATGTCTTGTATTTTTAACAACCAACATGCAACTATCGCTCTTTTGGACTGCATGTCTACTCGCTGAAGTAAGAATCATGTCATACATAGACGTTAACTAATACGTTAGATTGATTAGTGCGCAAAATCCCGCCTCAAGAGGCGCCACCAGGTGGCGCCCCAACTACTAGTATCGGTTAAAGCGTGAACCTTTACTCACAATCCTGCGGGCCATTAGGAGATCTGACACCCATAAGGTCTCCAATGCAGTAAACTCGAATGAATTCCCAGGGAAGACGGTATCCACTTTTGGGCACCTCTCCACGCAGCACCACCTAAGCTCCACCCACGATTTGTATTCAGGAATAATAGCACGTACCAAGACATCATGCACATGCAGGGATTCTGCACGCTTTTCCATCAGGGCGCCTAGTGCTACGTCAAGTTCTCTCTCCACGTAGAAGCTCCCATCAGCAATCTCTACATGTCGATCAGACTTTGTAGTCGGAGGCTGTGGAAAGGCCTGCATTGGGGCAACACCAACCATCCCAACGACATCACTGTACCGGCCTGTTGGAATAAGCTGCAGGCTCTCTTGATCACTGGGGCCAATCATATCCTTGCTGGTTGCTTCAAATTGAATAATCCCGTCATACACAGGTGAGGATGTGACGTGGATATTAAAGTGGACACCACCTTGTCTATAATTAAAGATCAGATTCCACAAGGAGTGAGTAAGCCGTGCATCTACAACAACACCATGCACCTGCAACCTGGTGGGTTTGTTTTTACTGATGGATGGCCGAAGAGGACACACTATTCCAGCTCGCGTGTCTACGCACAGCAACTCCAGGTCAGGAACACTCTCGTGCAAAAAGGTTATTGCACGAAGGTGCTTGCATCCTATTAGAAACAGTCGCTTGAGTCTTGGGACTTGCACCACCATAGTCTTGAAATCAAGTATCTTGATTGATGTTCCAGAGAGGTCCAATTCCACTAGGTTTAGTAGCCAACACAAGAACAAATTCTCCAGTTGTTTGCAGCCTGCTAAAGAGATCTTGGATACTCTGATATCCTTATTATCTATTGTACTGGATGGACGAAATTGTTCCAGAGGTAGCTCAATAGCCTGTGTCCATTTAGAAGCTGCACCATATCCATTAAAGCTAAAGGATTCGAGGGAAGGAGGAAGCCCACCAACGCTTTCCAGTTCATTACAACCATCAAGTACAATCAACCGGAGGCTACATGCCTTTGATAGGCTTGGTGGAAGAATTTTCATGTGACAATTGCCTGTCAAGTCCAGTATTTCCATACATTTCTTATCTGTAAAGGAGTTATCGACATCCTCTGAGGTCGCACATTGACATGTTGGTTTGATTATTCTGAGCCTCTGGAGGTTAGGTAACCGCCCCTGTAGCTCAGCGGTGTATTGCCAGCCCCTGACTCCCTCTATATTTAACTCTCTGATACTTTTCATGAGATTTAACATTTCCTTGGATAAGATTTCATTCCAATCGGTGTAACGCAGGTCCAACACCCACAAGCTATACAGACATAACCAAACTGCATGATTCTCTCCTCCAATAGTTTTGTCATCTGTACAATGGTCCAGTCCAAGGAATCTTAGGCCACGACACTCCAGGAAAGAAGGTGAAGCAAAACTGAAGGAACAGCAGTAGAGAACCAGCACACCGAGCTTGCTGCAATGATCAAAAAATTCATCTGGTAAAGCTGGTGGGTGTTTGGATATTTCAAATGCCAAGAAGAAAGATGATGCCGTTGCAGGTATTGCCTTCATACCATGTACTTCTGCATCTCTTGACGTGACCGAAATCCAATTGTATGGGCCTTCTTCATAGACATCATCATCTTTAATTACCAAAAAAGGAGACTCCGAATGTTTCATGAACATTTTAAGAACATGGTGGTCAAGCAGAGAAGCGTCACACTTCCAATTTATCTCTCGATGCAATGCATTACTGATATCCCTTGCTCTGTCCCCTTGTATGATTGCGTTGCATATCCAATAGTTGCAAGCATGAGAAACCCAACCAAGTTTACTAAAGTTGTGGAAATTATAGTGCAGGAATAACTCATAGAGACAACAATCTGCAATAATTTTTGGGTCAATGCCGAGCATACACGGGTTGCAAGCAACCATGGTAGCAGCTAGTTGATGTAGCAGTTCACGAAACTCTGAGCTTGTCAATCGTCTGATATCACAATGAAGGAAATCCTGAGTATATCTTAGTTTTTTTGCTACCTCGGAATGGTCGTGATGCATGGTCAGGCAGCTTCTGTTGAAGGTCCATATcaccttgttgttgttgttgtcatatATTCCAAGAGGAATACCCATGAGACCTAAGTCAATTTCCTCATCACCCCCATTAAGAAAAATCATTACAAATTTGATATCCCTCATGGTCCGATAAATCACTTGACTAACACTATATATCTCATGCCTTTCGCTTTCATGATGGCCCCGAaaatcatcatcttcatcttgcttatctAGAATAGCCATTACAGAGTGGTCAATTTGCAATTCCTCTGCAATTGCCCTCTGCACTCCTCTTCTATTTTTCCACTTTGAGCAATCTACAAAGATAGTTTTGTCAAACCATAGTTTTGGAGTGGTTCTCCTAGATGGAAGCACTGCAGCTACTGATCTAAGAACAGCGGATGCTCCAAATCCATTCCAACCATCAAAACATATGACCCTCCAGTTATACTCGAGTTGAATAACAAAGAATAATTTTTCTGTGGCTTCGTCAACATCTTGGGCATGGAGCGTCTGAAATAAAACATGTCAATAAGTGAGAACGCCTTTGGTAGCTGCAACACTAATTTAACATATACCAATGACGCCTGTCTGAACAAGCAAATTTGTTGGAATAATCTTGATTAGATGCTGAGTTGAGTAGGAGTGGTTTCAGTCTGGATGTCCTGGTCGATTAGGCACTAcgtgtgtatgtgtgtatatatttAGAGAAGCACATGAGTGCGGCCCTAGTTTGTACCAGGTTGTGAGCTTTGAGgaataaatagaaagaaaagaaaggcaccAGACATGCCTTTGGCAAAAGATTTTCCAGCGTGCTGTGTTTCGCGTGAGCATGTGTTTACGATCTTGGGTCAAATTCAACAGAATTGGTATTACAACACTCATTTGGATCACATCTACCACTTACGGCCAGTCCACAATTAATTGTTTACGGAATCCAGTGTACCTATAGGCGGCTATCATGATAATGGTGCCTATGGTTTGCTGAGTTTCAATCTTTTTACGTACAGTCTGCATGTGGATCTGTCATGTTTCCTAGTGGTGTTGCAATTGCCTTTAAACAAAATAACTTTGGTGACCCGCATGCAGGAGATAAACTTGTTGGCTTAGAGAGACCGACAAATTAACTTGCATCACCAATTTAATTTCTTTTCAATATACGACCATATCGAGTGCAACCAGAAACAACAAAATCAACCAAGGGATATGAGATCAGTAGTCCTCTTATACACCTCTAGCAGAGAGAGATTTTCTATTCACAAATCAAGCGCTTCTTGCTAGCTAGCTAGTTGTATATAGTAGTCAAAGCCGTTACACCACCGAAAATGCCCCTTGCTATCAGTGAGAAAGCCACAAATAGCGCTCTAGCGGCTCCTTATGATGCACAGTTCGGGATTACACAAAAAAAAGTATGCCATACACAACCATGAAAGAGTCAACCATGTGCTACTTTAATTTGTGAATGTAAGTATGCACGAAGAGTATTACCCAGTCTCTGGGACCACTCATGACGAATCCCTCTGCCAGTGACCAATGGAGAAAATCAGTTGGAGATTTAACTAATCAATCTCAACCGAAGAGGACTCGGATCAAAGTCAACCGGTCTAACCCATCGGTCGGAAGATCACTCACCAAACCACCTGCGTTCACAATAACAATTACATCATGTTGAATCTCCAACTGAtttttggcaaaaaaaaaaaaaaaatcatgttGAATCTGTCTGTGCTTGGCCACTGCTAATAAATTAAACCGGAAGTGCTGCTTAGTCACATGGGATTTTTGGCAGAAACATAGCTGGAGGGTATAAACGAAACCAATTTAACAGCGTGTACCTTGATGACCTATAACAGCAGCTCGCGAGAACACGAGTGTTTACATTGAAATCTTCTACTGTGGCTGTTGCCAATCCACCCCAAGACCAGAGCACAAGTGCATGCAGGAGTAGGAAGCTTTTCAGTCAGAAGCttcaggcagcagcagcagcaagttgGCTCCTCCTCTGTGTAACTAACCGAAGAGCGCACGATCCGTTGCGTGTTGCCTCCATACTATGCTCTGGTTGCTGCTGGGCcctttttttgcctcttttctACTGTGTTTGCCAAAGCATGAAGCAAGGTATATATGCCCTCATCTGCTTTTGCTTTTTCTAAAGATGATGATTCAGATGCTCTTGCGTGCTACTGTCTTTGATTCTTCACGCTAGCTAGTTTACTTTGCCCGTCAAAGCTCAGTAATTCCTTCTCCTTTGTTTAAAGGTAAAAAGAAAGGAGTAGCAAACCCCAACAACAGTGTCAGCGTAGCGATCTGCCAGAGTTGTCTGGTCCGAGGCCTGGCTCCGGCACCAGCCAGATGTGAGCGAGTGCGCCCGTCCGTTCGACTCCGACCCTCCGTCTCCACCTCCATCCTCCGCCGACATGAACTCCGGGCCCGCCGGTCCGTCCGCCACCACTCCCGTGCACAAAGGATTCTTTAGATTAGGGAGTGTTGTGGGTTTCTTATTAAAAAATCCGCATGATTCAGTCCTATGGATCGAATAACAAACATAAAAAAATCATAACCCTCCACCATTCATATGAAAATCCTTTAAAtcaaagaggccataaaaagaagcAAATAATCTAAACCCGCACTGACAATACCCAATACCACTTTAGTGCCCATTTTTTTTAACCAGAGACAGACTCTCAATCCCAAAGATTGGGAAGAAAACTCACCGCGGTGGGTAAGAACACTAAATATGAGAGCAACCCTACTGGTCCATCCAACAAACCACACCCAACCGaaaatttgattttctttcttcttctttaaaATTCAGCCTAACTAGAATCCAATTTTTTCAAGACGAACAAAGGACATGCCCTTGGTCCCAAAACATCATGGAAGAAAATTCATGGCAGTCAGAAAGAAAACTCATGGTGGTGGGAAGGAATAACATGTCGGGGGAAATTAAAGCACACGGCGACACATGGAAGGACCACAGTCGAAGTCAGAGTTATTTGGTGATAGACCATAAAATGTTTCAAAATATGTATTCTACAACTCTTAAGGTGGTTGTAGAGTTGTCTCACCTGATATCCCTATATTTATTTTGATTATAGCCAACTGGATGGTTCATTATTGGATGAAATTACCACAATAGCCCTAGGAGGAAAGCCATTTATGTGTATCGTCAGAACTACCAATCCTTTTGTTCCTTCGAGTCAAGTTTCCTTTGAAACCATCTCTCTTATCTCTGGCACCCCCGAGCATAACTGTTTGTTTTTGGCACTTCCAAGTGTTCTTTATCTAGTTATGATATAGGTCTGATACTCCCAAGCAAATTCTTCCTCTACCTTCGAACTGTGAGTTTGGCATTTCTATAACTTCATTTGGGAGCTACTATATTTACTCTAGTACTATTGAGCAATTTGTTTTACCTGGTAGTTCGAAGCAGTTTCTTTTTTTGCAGTAATGTAACACAGGTTAgattaaagtggatggatccaagtgaccaatgccggtgtcaatactgatagatctcgggtaggggtcccgatctgttagatcggatcgatgggtaacaagaaagaacacacacgaagtttacccaggttcgggccctctctatgaaggtaaaaccctacgtcatgctcgtGCTTATATTATGGAAGTATCAAGGTACAAAGTTGATCTATCGTGAGTCGTagtctaaaccctaggggtatgatgaatGTATGAATGGGTGTATGGATGGtcatcctctatcgactagcctggcctcggcctATATAATGTACCGGAAGCCTAGGTTAAAAAGAGTGCTAGTTGGCTACGtcagtggagaggagtccttgtcttgatcactaaTGGGTTGCCCGAACTGGCccattagtgaaccgccatgggggtcctcggcccgacccacctggtcgggagacgatgtggtgagtaccccctagtccaggacaccgttagtagccctcTTAACCCGTCTTCAAGTTGGGAACGCTTGCTCATTTCTTTCAAGttgttcttcatctttggcgaccAGTCTTGAAAGCTGGTTCAACAAATTCTTCCCATCTCTGATCTTGAGGATCGCAGAGGTGCATCCGAAGAGTTCACACGTCGGGCACCCGAGGACCCaatttaagttctcggcctttatcaatgccttgttgcATTTACGCCACATCTATGGTTTGTAGTTTTTCCCGTGTCACGGTGTTCTCTCTTACATCCGTGCTCCAACGTCAGACTGCATCCGAGGTGTATGtttgcagccgagctccaacgcatatatgcatccgaggtgtcatagatcaccttggatTGAAAAAGTTGGAGGAGTTCAGcggagcttaatgccagaaatgccttCTATGGAGCCAACCACTTGCATCCGAGATTTATGATGGACTGTTTCCGAgatggtgcaccacctcggccgtGAGCttattttttgtggattttttttcattggtgcaatttattctctgccgagatgtataaccagtagccctcaTGGTGCGTGTCGGCCTAAACTCCGGGGTGCGCCTGAAGGATAAAACaaaaccgctgatcccagtagcccctgagactcaggtcgattcgcgAAATCAGCCTgaagatcaactcctagctcggcaacaTACTTAGGAACAAAAACACAATGTGCATAGTCCTCCAGACACAGGTTgagtgcggccgaccaacctgaggatcgtaATCTCCATGAAAACTGTCTTGTACTTTTTAAATTGTTTGCATTGAATCGTCAATGCAGTACCCCCCGAGACTTGGGTTGGGCAATATGGCCGACCCTAGGATCATATCTTCTCGGGAACTAGTTAAACTGTCGTGTACATTTTGACAACGCCGAGGTGCAGCTCGGCAGGAAAGATGCCAAACTGTGGGTCGGAAAAGATTTCCCGAGCAAAACCATCACGGAGAAAACCTCAATCAAGAGGACGTCCCGCCTCCTGAAAGGAAAACATAAAACGGGTTAATGGTGTTATAAGCTTGAAAAACCAAAAAACATATGTGAAAACTTCACGCCTGAATTAAATCAAGTTTTTTGGTGCCAATCTAAATATTGTCTTTCGTTGTACTTTAACATTTCACATCCCATCTCTAAACTTCAAGTAGGCCAGCCATCGGCTTCAACCtgcttatcccgaaggcggagtgcttctcagtTCTCACAGGCCAGTTTAGTGAACAAAACTCGAGCGACTTTAAAGAGAaaccaggctatccggctatttatcatacactcgagtcgaaaatgAGTGATGGAGaaggactttgcaacgactaagaaggcTATACCGCAGTTGGTTTGCTCAGTCTACAAATAAATATGTACTACTCTAATCTAGTTCCAATATAAACAGATATATTTGACTAATCTCATCATCATTCACAAGACTAGGCTAGGCTATTTCAACATTGTTTAACAT
Protein-coding sequences here:
- the LOC123172325 gene encoding uncharacterized protein, whose translation is MSGPRDWTLHAQDVDEATEKLFFVIQLEYNWRVICFDGWNGFGASAVLRSVAAVLPSRRTTPKLWFDKTIFVDCSKWKNRRGVQRAIAEELQIDHSVMAILDKQDEDDDFRGHHESERHEIYSVSQVIYRTMRDIKFVMIFLNGGDEEIDLGLMGIPLGIYDNNNNKVIWTFNRSCLTMHHDHSEVAKKLRYTQDFLHCDIRRLTSSEFRELLHQLAATMVACNPCMLGIDPKIIADCCLYELFLHYNFHNFSKLGWVSHACNYWICNAIIQGDRARDISNALHREINWKCDASLLDHHVLKMFMKHSESPFLVIKDDDVYEEGPYNWISVTSRDAEVHGMKAIPATASSFFLAFEISKHPPALPDEFFDHCSKLGVLVLYCCSFSFASPSFLECRGLRFLGLDHCTDDKTIGGENHAVWLCLYSLWVLDLRYTDWNEILSKEMLNLMKSIRELNIEGVRGWQYTAELQGRLPNLQRLRIIKPTCQCATSEDVDNSFTDKKCMEILDLTGNCHMKILPPSLSKACSLRLIVLDGCNELESVGGLPPSLESFSFNGYGAASKWTQAIELPLEQFRPSSTIDNKDIRVSKISLAGCKQLENLFLCWLLNLVELDLSGTSIKILDFKTMVVQVPRLKRLFLIGCKHLRAITFLHESVPDLELLCVDTRAGIVCPLRPSISKNKPTRLQVHGVVVDARLTHSLWNLIFNYRQGGVHFNIHVTSSPVYDGIIQFEATSKDMIGPSDQESLQLIPTGRYSDVVGMVGVAPMQAFPQPPTTKSDRHVEIADGSFYVERELDVALGALMEKRAESLHVHDVLVRAIIPEYKSWVELRWCCVERCPKVDTVFPGNSFEFTALETLWVSDLLMARRIVSKGSRFNRY